The Myxococcales bacterium genome has a segment encoding these proteins:
- a CDS encoding AMP-binding protein, giving the protein MDPRIWHKSYPKGVPTEINPDRFPSICAAVSETFKRFADRPCFSNMGVTMSFRDIERASGHFAAFLRKDLGLVKGDRIGLQMPNVLQYPVALFGALRAGLVVVNTNPLYTPQEMEHQYRDAGVKAIVILANFASKLEGVLPRLASGGAAPRVIVTELADLFPAVKRTLVNAVVKHVKKMVPPFAIPGVLSFRDALARGASHGTLPDADVGPDDLAFLQYTGGTTGVAKGAMLTHRNILANLEQATAWMAPRFVEGEEVVVTPLPLYHVFSLTVNCLLFMRYGSKNILVTNPRDFPGFVKLLQTERFTVLTAVSTLLNALMNQPGFEKIDFSGVKVTVAGAMALQRAVAERWKQTTKSAVIEGFGLTEASPVVCCNPVDGSDRIGTIGLPFPSTDIKLVNDDGVEVAEGQPGELVIAGPQVMKGYWKRDDETQRVLREGWLYTGDVAQMDGDGFFRIVDRKKDMILVSGFNVYPNEVEDVVARHPGVAEVGAIGVPDEKSGEVVKIVVVKKNPSLTSEELIAFCREHLAGYKIPKVVEFRSELPKTPVGKVLRRALRDS; this is encoded by the coding sequence ATGGACCCTCGCATCTGGCACAAGAGCTACCCGAAGGGCGTTCCGACCGAGATCAACCCGGACAGGTTTCCGTCGATCTGCGCGGCGGTCAGCGAGACCTTCAAGCGCTTCGCGGATCGCCCCTGCTTTTCCAACATGGGTGTCACGATGTCGTTCCGGGACATCGAGCGCGCGAGTGGCCACTTCGCGGCCTTCTTGCGCAAGGATCTCGGCCTCGTGAAGGGCGATCGCATCGGTCTGCAGATGCCCAACGTTTTGCAGTACCCCGTAGCCCTCTTCGGCGCCCTGCGGGCCGGGCTGGTGGTGGTGAACACCAACCCGCTCTACACGCCGCAAGAGATGGAGCACCAGTACCGCGACGCCGGCGTCAAGGCGATCGTGATCCTGGCCAACTTCGCGAGCAAGCTCGAGGGTGTGTTGCCTCGTCTCGCGTCCGGGGGCGCCGCGCCCCGGGTGATCGTCACGGAGCTCGCCGATCTGTTCCCTGCGGTCAAGCGCACGCTCGTCAACGCCGTGGTCAAGCACGTCAAAAAGATGGTGCCGCCCTTCGCGATCCCCGGTGTGCTCTCGTTCCGCGACGCCCTGGCACGGGGTGCATCCCACGGGACTTTGCCCGACGCTGATGTGGGGCCCGACGACCTGGCTTTCCTGCAGTACACGGGCGGCACCACGGGCGTGGCCAAAGGGGCCATGCTCACCCATCGCAACATCTTGGCCAACCTGGAACAGGCCACGGCCTGGATGGCCCCCCGCTTCGTCGAGGGTGAGGAGGTGGTGGTCACGCCGCTGCCGCTTTACCACGTGTTCTCTTTGACGGTGAATTGCCTCCTGTTCATGCGCTACGGCAGCAAGAACATACTGGTGACGAACCCACGCGACTTCCCGGGCTTCGTCAAGCTGCTCCAGACCGAGCGGTTCACGGTGTTGACGGCGGTGAGCACCTTGCTGAACGCGCTCATGAACCAGCCGGGCTTCGAAAAGATCGACTTTTCGGGGGTGAAAGTCACGGTGGCGGGGGCCATGGCCCTTCAGCGGGCCGTGGCGGAGCGCTGGAAGCAAACCACGAAGTCCGCGGTGATCGAGGGCTTTGGCCTCACGGAGGCCTCGCCCGTGGTGTGCTGCAATCCGGTGGATGGCTCCGATCGCATCGGCACGATCGGCCTGCCCTTTCCCAGCACGGACATCAAGCTCGTGAATGACGATGGCGTCGAGGTGGCCGAGGGCCAGCCCGGCGAGCTCGTGATCGCGGGGCCCCAGGTCATGAAGGGTTACTGGAAGCGGGACGACGAGACCCAACGGGTGCTGCGCGAAGGGTGGCTCTACACGGGCGACGTGGCCCAGATGGACGGCGATGGCTTCTTCCGCATCGTCGACCGCAAAAAAGACATGATCCTGGTCTCTGGGTTCAACGTCTACCCGAACGAAGTGGAGGACGTGGTGGCCCGTCACCCCGGCGTGGCCGAGGTGGGGGCGATAGGCGTGCCCGACGAAAAATCGGGGGAGGTGGTGAAGATCGTGGTGGTGAAAAAGAACCCGAGCCTGACCAGCGAGGAGCTCATCGCGTTTTGCCGCGAGCACCTCGCAGGCTACAAGATCCCCAAGGTGGTCGAGTTCCGCAGCGAGCTGCCGAAGACCCCCGTGGGCAAGGTCTTGCGGCGCGCGCTGCGGGATTCCTGA
- a CDS encoding tetratricopeptide repeat protein, translated as MSRKASREAAPKRVARAALPPARAVAQLEAACRDLAAGQAAYSAEDFARTETLCHKAARALDKHVRGAAPDPEALRTWIWAKTTAAGGARALGRYPKADKWLDEAEAAVLAHFGPKDGIYADVLNERGILRKYQGRYDESRAQYEQARPLVAKHHGARSAFMATLLHNMGGVAHAAGDLARAEKHAAAGLALRLACDGPKSLGTAADRTALAAILDARGKHEEAAKLLKASLGAFTKQLGPRSFEVGATLETLGGLLYRTGKLQEAETLLTQAIAIQEEHLGRKHPELAFGLHNLGVVKNDLGHPKEAHKLLTRAHAIFAETLGPRHANTQAVKARLESLAAA; from the coding sequence GTGAGCCGCAAGGCCTCGCGCGAAGCCGCGCCCAAGCGTGTCGCGCGAGCGGCGTTGCCCCCGGCACGCGCCGTGGCCCAGCTCGAAGCCGCTTGCCGCGACCTGGCGGCGGGCCAGGCCGCCTACTCGGCCGAAGACTTCGCGCGCACGGAGACGCTCTGCCACAAGGCGGCCCGCGCACTCGACAAACACGTGCGGGGGGCAGCGCCCGATCCGGAAGCTCTGCGCACGTGGATCTGGGCGAAGACCACCGCGGCTGGGGGCGCGCGGGCACTCGGGCGCTACCCCAAGGCCGACAAGTGGCTGGACGAGGCCGAGGCCGCGGTGCTCGCGCACTTTGGTCCCAAAGACGGCATTTACGCCGACGTGCTGAACGAGCGCGGCATCCTCCGCAAGTATCAGGGCCGCTACGACGAGTCTCGGGCACAGTATGAACAAGCGCGCCCGCTGGTGGCAAAGCATCACGGCGCCCGTAGCGCCTTCATGGCCACGCTTCTTCACAACATGGGGGGCGTGGCCCATGCGGCAGGCGATCTCGCCCGGGCGGAAAAACATGCGGCTGCCGGGCTGGCGCTGCGCTTGGCCTGCGACGGCCCGAAGAGCCTGGGCACGGCGGCCGATCGCACGGCCCTGGCGGCGATCCTCGACGCCCGGGGCAAACACGAAGAGGCGGCCAAGCTCCTGAAGGCGTCTCTCGGCGCGTTCACCAAGCAGCTTGGGCCGCGTAGTTTCGAGGTGGGCGCCACGCTCGAGACCCTGGGCGGCCTGCTTTACCGCACAGGCAAGCTGCAAGAGGCGGAAACCCTCCTGACCCAGGCGATCGCGATCCAGGAAGAGCACCTCGGCCGCAAACACCCCGAGCTGGCGTTCGGGCTGCACAACCTCGGCGTGGTGAAGAACGACCTCGGCCACCCGAAAGAGGCCCACAAGTTGCTCACACGCGCCCACGCGATCTTCGCCGAGACCCTCGGGCCGCGGCACGCAAACACCCAGGCCGTCAAGGCGCGCCTCGAGAGCCTCGCGGCGGCCTAA
- a CDS encoding HlyD family secretion protein — protein MPRRFASAMGPIRNAPLWSATAGALLLAAWFAWFVFARVSVYAVSHSARLEVQSAPHPVDAPVGGRVVASRLVLGTAVHEGEVLVQLDAEAFSLELEREAGRVAHLEPQIAALRREMAEDLEAARGEGLAAVAAHEEAEAFRRASEALAALKREETTQLEVLRQQRIVAELESARMRSESEQRQAEAEAARTGVRRLGGEVLVRRSDRRARIARVELEIAQLEALRVEAEGRVRTLAREVELRTIRAPVSGRLGDVSPLQAGAVVEAGVRLAVVVPAGGLRAVAYFEPRAAVGRVAAGQEGRLRLLGFPWTKYGALQARVSTVGTEPAGGFVRVELAVTRLPGTITPFEHGLPGFVEVRVERASPWSLVLDAAGRFVTGVDAQTLPEAEGLARRGGGAP, from the coding sequence ATGCCCCGACGATTCGCCTCCGCCATGGGACCGATCCGGAACGCGCCCTTGTGGTCGGCCACGGCCGGGGCCTTGCTGTTGGCCGCTTGGTTCGCCTGGTTCGTGTTCGCGCGCGTCTCCGTGTACGCCGTGTCGCACAGCGCGCGCCTCGAGGTGCAAAGCGCCCCGCATCCCGTGGACGCGCCCGTGGGGGGGCGTGTGGTGGCCAGCCGGCTCGTGCTCGGCACCGCCGTCCACGAGGGTGAGGTGCTCGTGCAGCTCGACGCCGAGGCTTTTTCCCTCGAGCTCGAGCGTGAGGCCGGACGCGTGGCGCACCTCGAGCCCCAGATTGCGGCCTTACGCAGAGAGATGGCTGAGGACCTCGAAGCCGCACGCGGCGAAGGGCTGGCCGCGGTGGCGGCTCACGAGGAGGCCGAGGCGTTTCGGCGTGCCTCGGAAGCGCTGGCCGCCCTCAAGCGCGAAGAAACGACCCAGCTGGAAGTGTTGCGGCAGCAGCGCATCGTGGCCGAGCTCGAGTCGGCGCGCATGCGATCCGAATCGGAACAGCGCCAGGCCGAGGCCGAGGCCGCACGCACCGGCGTGCGCCGCTTGGGCGGAGAGGTGCTCGTGAGGCGCAGCGACAGGCGGGCGCGCATCGCCCGCGTCGAGCTCGAGATCGCGCAGCTCGAAGCCCTGCGTGTCGAGGCGGAGGGGCGCGTGCGCACCTTGGCCCGCGAGGTCGAGCTGCGCACGATCCGCGCGCCCGTGTCGGGCCGGCTCGGCGACGTCAGCCCCTTGCAGGCCGGGGCCGTGGTGGAGGCGGGCGTACGCCTCGCCGTGGTGGTGCCTGCAGGCGGTCTGCGCGCGGTGGCCTATTTCGAGCCGCGCGCGGCGGTGGGGCGCGTGGCGGCGGGGCAAGAAGGGCGCCTGCGTTTGCTGGGCTTTCCCTGGACGAAATACGGCGCGCTCCAGGCCCGGGTCTCGACCGTGGGCACGGAACCTGCCGGGGGCTTCGTGCGCGTCGAGCTGGCCGTCACCCGGCTGCCCGGCACGATCACCCCCTTCGAGCACGGCTTGCCGGGCTTCGTCGAGGTACGTGTCGAGCGCGCCTCGCCGTGGTCCCTGGTCCTCGATGCAGCGGGACGCTTCGTCACGGGCGTGGACGCGCAAACCCTTCCCGAAGCCGAGGGCCTCGCGCGCCGCGGAGGCGGGGCGCCGTGA
- a CDS encoding ATP-binding cassette domain-containing protein produces MSGASAAETSARTRRAKRRFFVPEAIQTSAMDCGPACLKSVLEGYGIAVSYGRLREACHTTLDGTAVSALEAVLGDLGLEAYESVVPAEHLFMRRADLLPAIVVTALPSGILHFIVAWRCVGPYVQVMDPARGRHWIHHKELMRQLALVEVPVPKEAFEAFIHDEGLRKVVVARLEAVGCAQAGPLFEGALAAGWDSFARFEGALRLCERLRDQAGFSQAKTAKVLEGLLRHAVSRPDVIPETLRSAKPAPDQPGAADEAGEPGPPVPMVKMRGAVALAIEGRKPPQAPAPEAVPSAAARVLAKPEDRAGSVLWRLLRGAGGRAPAFLMLALLVSALGGLVEALLFRAFFDLGRRLPLFSHRVVAVGLVASFALALLLIEWPTARGLAALGRRLEGGLRRAFLDKLPRLEDAYFQSRPVSDMATRAHQIHQLRALPFYAGQIFRVGCEMVVTTAGVIWLHPRGAPLAVVLLFALLVVPLALQGGHEERDMRVRAHTGALSVFYLDALLGLSAVRAHAGEVSLEREHRIRLEEWARAAWQAARYGVRSEALVTLVGYGLALWLLFDHLAHTQGSGWALLLVYWSLSLPALGQEFAFLLQQIPRQKNLTLRLLEPLGAAEVVRPPVPPAPRVGPVALSFRDVVVEAGGHQVLAIDALDIAAGSQVALVGASGSGKSSLLGLVMGWHEPAEGQVLVDGQPTTSAEREALRARTVWVDPSVQLWNQSLLENLRYGSPRPDAPVGAAIEDAELDEVLARLPTGLESPLGEGGGLLSGGEGQRVRLGRSLSRPEARLVLLDEAFRGLERPRRQRLLARTRARNPHATFLCATHDVADALDFDRVLVVADGRIAEEGAPRALAADPRSLFANFLSVEAKLQDKFSDPTWRRWQLVDGRVVEEAPAAPPAPDTNTAAGDAA; encoded by the coding sequence GTGAGCGGCGCGTCCGCCGCAGAGACCTCGGCGCGCACGCGCCGGGCGAAGCGCCGCTTTTTCGTTCCCGAAGCCATCCAGACCTCGGCGATGGACTGCGGCCCTGCCTGCCTCAAGAGCGTGCTCGAAGGCTACGGGATCGCCGTGAGCTACGGGCGTCTGCGCGAGGCCTGCCACACCACCCTCGACGGCACGGCGGTGTCCGCGCTCGAAGCGGTGCTGGGCGATCTTGGCCTCGAGGCCTACGAGTCGGTGGTGCCGGCCGAGCACCTGTTCATGAGGCGTGCGGATCTGCTGCCCGCGATCGTGGTCACGGCGCTGCCCTCCGGGATCTTGCACTTCATCGTCGCCTGGCGCTGCGTGGGGCCGTACGTGCAGGTGATGGACCCCGCACGCGGTCGGCACTGGATCCACCACAAGGAGCTGATGCGACAGCTGGCCCTCGTCGAGGTGCCTGTGCCCAAAGAGGCCTTCGAGGCCTTCATTCACGACGAGGGTTTGCGTAAGGTCGTGGTCGCCCGTCTCGAGGCCGTGGGATGTGCGCAGGCGGGGCCCCTGTTCGAGGGCGCGCTGGCCGCGGGGTGGGATAGCTTTGCGCGCTTCGAGGGGGCGCTGCGGTTGTGTGAGCGGCTTCGGGATCAGGCGGGCTTTTCCCAAGCGAAGACGGCGAAGGTTCTCGAGGGGCTGCTGCGACACGCGGTGAGCCGCCCCGACGTGATCCCGGAGACCCTGCGCTCGGCCAAACCCGCGCCCGACCAGCCAGGCGCCGCCGACGAGGCGGGTGAGCCTGGCCCGCCCGTGCCCATGGTGAAGATGCGCGGCGCGGTGGCCCTGGCCATCGAAGGCCGCAAGCCCCCGCAGGCCCCGGCGCCGGAGGCGGTTCCGTCCGCGGCCGCGCGGGTGCTCGCAAAGCCCGAAGACAGGGCGGGCTCCGTGCTGTGGCGTCTCCTGCGCGGCGCGGGCGGCCGTGCGCCGGCGTTCTTGATGCTGGCCCTCCTGGTGAGCGCGCTCGGGGGCCTCGTCGAGGCCTTGCTCTTTCGCGCGTTTTTCGATCTCGGCCGGCGCTTGCCGCTCTTCTCTCACCGGGTGGTGGCGGTGGGCCTCGTGGCCTCGTTTGCGCTCGCGCTCCTGCTCATCGAATGGCCCACGGCGCGCGGTTTGGCCGCGCTCGGGCGCCGGCTCGAAGGAGGCCTGCGGCGGGCCTTCCTCGACAAGCTGCCCCGGCTGGAGGACGCGTACTTCCAAAGCCGCCCCGTCTCCGACATGGCCACCCGCGCGCATCAGATTCACCAGCTTCGGGCGCTGCCGTTTTATGCCGGGCAGATCTTCCGCGTGGGCTGCGAGATGGTGGTGACCACGGCGGGCGTCATCTGGCTTCATCCCCGCGGCGCACCGCTGGCCGTGGTGCTGCTCTTTGCGCTCTTGGTGGTGCCGTTGGCCCTGCAAGGCGGCCACGAAGAGCGCGACATGCGCGTGCGCGCCCATACGGGGGCGCTTTCGGTGTTCTACCTGGACGCTCTGCTCGGCTTATCGGCCGTGCGGGCGCATGCAGGTGAGGTCTCGCTGGAGCGCGAACACAGAATCCGTCTCGAGGAGTGGGCCCGGGCCGCGTGGCAGGCCGCACGTTACGGGGTGCGCAGCGAGGCGCTGGTCACGCTCGTGGGGTACGGGCTGGCGCTGTGGCTGCTCTTCGATCACCTCGCGCACACGCAAGGCTCGGGCTGGGCGCTGTTGCTCGTCTACTGGAGCCTCTCGCTGCCCGCCCTCGGTCAAGAGTTCGCGTTTTTGCTGCAGCAGATCCCCAGGCAAAAGAACCTGACGCTGCGGCTTTTGGAGCCGCTCGGCGCCGCGGAGGTGGTGAGGCCCCCCGTACCCCCGGCGCCGCGCGTGGGGCCGGTGGCACTTTCGTTTCGCGATGTCGTCGTCGAAGCGGGCGGACATCAGGTGCTTGCGATCGACGCGCTCGACATCGCGGCCGGCAGCCAGGTGGCGTTGGTCGGCGCCTCGGGCAGCGGCAAGAGCAGCCTGCTTGGCTTGGTGATGGGCTGGCATGAACCCGCGGAGGGGCAGGTGCTGGTGGACGGGCAGCCCACGACCTCGGCGGAGCGCGAGGCCCTGCGCGCCCGCACGGTGTGGGTGGATCCGTCCGTCCAGCTGTGGAACCAATCGCTGCTCGAGAACCTTCGCTACGGCTCGCCGCGGCCCGATGCGCCCGTGGGCGCGGCGATTGAAGACGCCGAGCTCGACGAGGTCTTGGCCCGCTTGCCCACCGGCTTGGAATCGCCCCTGGGTGAAGGCGGCGGCTTGCTCTCGGGGGGTGAAGGGCAGCGGGTGCGGCTCGGGCGCAGCCTGTCACGTCCCGAGGCCCGCCTGGTGCTGCTCGACGAGGCGTTCCGGGGCCTCGAGCGGCCCCGCCGTCAGCGCCTGCTGGCCCGCACCCGCGCCCGGAATCCGCACGCCACGTTTCTCTGCGCCACCCACGACGTGGCCGATGCGCTCGACTTCGACCGCGTGTTGGTGGTGGCGGACGGCCGCATCGCCGAGGAGGGCGCCCCCCGGGCGCTCGCCGCCGATCCCCGCTCGCTGTTCGCGAACTTCTTGTCGGTGGAAGCCAAGCTACAAGACAAGTTCTCGGATCCCACCTGGCGCCGCTGGCAGCTCGTGGACGGACGCGTGGTCGAAGAGGCGCCTGCGGCCCCACCCGCGCCCGATACGAACACCGCCGCGGGGGACGCCGCATGA
- a CDS encoding ABC transporter ATP-binding protein/permease — MRALTPDSAWPRARLGEALSRVDVALRGAEDSRALANPAPDLHAGPSLARWLSAGARRLGLDVDAPDHAARGLPDLLPEHTVLLARWPTQEDEDPNASPYVVVLGPVHTADVTARVVAPAGVHDVSVAALEEALFQGDTRALVAELGLRPADTLAAARAIRGTVGGGLRAEGFLLEPAALQFWERAQRVGVPRLLVGGFVGFALQVALFGGAWALVGEGALEGRLEPGNLMAFGLLLATMVVVRARASAALGRAVILLSGLARERLLEGILRLDAGLMRTRGVGQLLGTVLEVDSLELLARAGGPAVIWVVLDLALGATLCALGAGGALSLALLGVWMVFLLLGLRRLLKRLLVFTDTRLNVTHELVEAMVGHRTLVAQDAQARHADHLRAGLETYQDRAARLDETTARLVSVVPRGFLVLGLVALVPAFMDRGSEAGGLALAIGGLLVVWGALRRLSETSPAVMAAYVAWRNLAFLFEAAQRAQGSSADVLAAAPDEAAVGRRGLLVGRDLVFRYPGRPEPVLKGCSFSVKRDERVLLEGGSGGGKSTLGSILAGLRVPDAGVLLLGGFDHHAVGPERWRQRAGGVPQFHDNHVFAGSLLFNLLMGRRWPPRREDMEAAEAVCRELGLGPLLDRMPAGLAQTVGDSGWQLSHGERSRVFVARSLLQRVDVRVFDESLAALDPETSLRVLAALLNRPEALILIAHR; from the coding sequence ATGAGGGCCCTGACCCCCGATTCGGCGTGGCCGCGCGCGCGCCTCGGCGAAGCGCTGTCCCGTGTGGACGTGGCGTTGCGGGGAGCGGAAGACAGCCGCGCCCTCGCCAACCCCGCCCCCGATCTGCACGCGGGGCCCTCGCTCGCGCGCTGGCTTTCGGCGGGGGCCCGGCGCCTGGGGCTGGACGTGGACGCGCCCGATCACGCCGCCCGTGGCTTGCCCGATCTGCTTCCCGAACACACCGTGCTGCTGGCGCGCTGGCCCACGCAGGAGGACGAGGATCCGAACGCGTCTCCCTACGTCGTGGTCCTGGGGCCAGTGCACACGGCCGACGTCACGGCCCGCGTGGTGGCGCCCGCCGGTGTGCACGACGTGTCCGTGGCGGCGCTCGAAGAGGCCTTGTTCCAAGGTGACACGCGCGCGCTCGTCGCTGAGCTTGGGCTGCGGCCTGCGGACACCCTCGCCGCCGCGCGGGCGATTCGCGGCACGGTGGGCGGTGGGCTGCGAGCCGAGGGCTTTTTGCTCGAACCCGCGGCCCTTCAGTTTTGGGAGCGTGCCCAGCGCGTGGGGGTGCCCCGGCTCCTCGTGGGTGGGTTCGTGGGCTTTGCGCTGCAAGTGGCGCTCTTCGGGGGCGCGTGGGCCCTCGTGGGCGAAGGGGCTCTCGAGGGGCGGCTCGAGCCCGGCAACCTCATGGCCTTTGGGCTTCTGCTCGCCACCATGGTGGTGGTGCGGGCCCGCGCCAGCGCTGCGCTTGGCCGCGCGGTGATCTTGCTTTCGGGGTTGGCGCGGGAGCGCTTGCTCGAAGGTATCCTCCGCCTCGATGCGGGCTTGATGCGGACCCGGGGAGTGGGCCAGCTGCTGGGTACCGTGCTCGAGGTCGATTCCCTGGAGCTTCTGGCCCGGGCGGGGGGCCCTGCGGTGATCTGGGTGGTGCTGGATCTCGCGCTCGGCGCCACGCTCTGTGCTCTCGGCGCCGGGGGCGCGTTGTCGCTGGCGCTCCTCGGCGTGTGGATGGTCTTCCTTCTTCTCGGGCTACGCCGCCTGCTCAAGCGGCTGCTCGTGTTCACGGACACGCGCTTGAATGTCACCCACGAGCTGGTCGAGGCCATGGTGGGGCACAGGACGCTGGTGGCGCAGGACGCGCAGGCCCGCCACGCAGATCACCTTCGCGCCGGCCTCGAGACCTATCAAGATCGGGCTGCGCGGCTCGACGAAACCACCGCCCGCCTGGTGTCGGTGGTGCCCCGTGGCTTCCTGGTGCTGGGCCTCGTGGCGCTCGTGCCGGCGTTCATGGACCGGGGCTCCGAAGCGGGGGGCCTGGCCCTGGCCATAGGCGGTCTCCTGGTGGTGTGGGGCGCTTTGCGCCGGCTTTCGGAGACGAGCCCCGCGGTGATGGCCGCCTACGTGGCCTGGCGCAATCTCGCGTTCCTCTTCGAGGCGGCCCAACGCGCGCAAGGCAGCTCGGCCGATGTCTTGGCCGCCGCGCCCGACGAAGCCGCCGTGGGGCGGCGGGGTCTGCTGGTGGGCCGCGATCTCGTGTTCCGCTACCCGGGCCGCCCCGAACCCGTGCTCAAGGGCTGTAGCTTCTCCGTCAAGCGAGACGAACGTGTGCTGCTCGAGGGCGGCTCGGGCGGCGGCAAATCCACCTTGGGCAGCATCCTCGCGGGGCTCCGCGTGCCGGACGCCGGGGTGCTGCTGCTGGGCGGCTTCGATCACCACGCGGTGGGCCCCGAGCGCTGGCGGCAGCGTGCCGGCGGCGTGCCTCAGTTTCACGACAACCACGTCTTCGCGGGCTCGTTGCTGTTCAACCTCCTCATGGGCCGGCGCTGGCCCCCGCGGCGGGAGGACATGGAGGCCGCCGAGGCCGTGTGCCGCGAGCTTGGGCTTGGGCCTTTGCTGGATCGCATGCCTGCGGGTCTGGCCCAGACCGTGGGAGATTCGGGGTGGCAGCTCTCACACGGTGAGCGCAGCCGGGTGTTCGTGGCGCGTTCTCTTCTCCAGCGGGTGGACGTGCGGGTGTTCGACGAGTCCCTCGCGGCGCTCGATCCCGAGACCAGCCTGCGGGTGCTGGCGGCGCTTCTCAACCGGCCCGAGGCGTTGATCCTGATCGCGCACCGCTAG
- a CDS encoding ferrous iron transporter B — MTAACHVPPAAPPAAGAPLTVLLVGRPNAGKSSLYNTLTHGHAHVGNYPGVTVDVLEADLPLPQGQSARLVDLPGTYSLVADVDPDSDEGIARAHIERVRASGAPYVVAQVLDSTNLATNLLFTQELSQLGVPLLLLVTQRDVLEREGRTVDVDAIARAVNAPALWISARDDKTRATVAEALVKLGTAAAPAATHAFDPRAVARQALAPSASPTDLPPLNRLALHRRTEAFDRVLLHPLGGPLAFLALMASLFTSVFFIAEPASAAVGDLLAWLGRGVLTLFGENLVSAFVRDGILAGAGTVVQFLPQIVLLTVALELLEASGYLSRGAFLLDRLLQLFGLGGRSFVPLLMGHACAVPALAATRAIRDPGQRLRTMLVLPLTTCSARIPAYALLIAAFFAGQSALGRALIFLSLYLMGLVGSAVASAVIGKALMRHRRGLPLLIEMPPYRAPELRTVVRVAWQGALRFLREVGTVIVLASAVLWVLLSVPVFAPEPNGARASASTEVQARDTMARSLAAGIGKALEPLTQPLGFDWRINVGLIGSFGARELMVSTMGIIFGIEGADEDLGELPAALRAARGPDGTPSYGMATGLSLMVFFVFACQCLSTVAALRRETRSWRWPLFVLGYTYAVAYLAALAVFQGARALGLS, encoded by the coding sequence GTGACCGCGGCCTGCCATGTGCCCCCGGCCGCCCCCCCGGCCGCAGGGGCGCCGTTGACGGTGCTCCTGGTGGGCCGCCCCAACGCGGGCAAGAGCTCTCTTTACAACACGCTCACCCACGGCCACGCGCACGTGGGCAACTACCCCGGCGTCACCGTCGACGTGCTCGAAGCCGATCTGCCCTTGCCCCAGGGCCAAAGCGCGCGCCTCGTGGACCTGCCCGGCACCTATTCGCTGGTGGCCGACGTCGACCCCGACTCCGACGAGGGGATCGCCCGCGCCCACATCGAGCGCGTGCGCGCAAGCGGTGCCCCCTACGTCGTGGCGCAGGTGCTCGATTCCACCAACCTGGCCACGAACCTTCTGTTCACGCAGGAGCTTTCGCAGCTGGGTGTGCCCTTGCTTTTGCTCGTCACCCAGCGCGACGTGCTCGAGCGCGAAGGCCGCACGGTGGATGTCGACGCGATCGCCCGGGCGGTCAACGCCCCCGCCTTGTGGATCAGCGCCCGCGACGACAAAACACGTGCCACCGTGGCGGAAGCCCTCGTGAAGCTTGGCACCGCGGCCGCCCCCGCGGCGACGCACGCCTTCGACCCCCGCGCCGTGGCCCGCCAGGCGCTGGCGCCTTCGGCGTCCCCCACGGACCTCCCTCCGCTGAACCGCCTGGCCTTGCACCGGCGCACGGAAGCCTTCGACCGGGTGCTGCTGCACCCCCTCGGCGGCCCGCTCGCGTTTTTGGCGCTCATGGCTTCGCTCTTCACCAGCGTCTTCTTCATCGCCGAACCGGCCAGCGCCGCAGTGGGGGATCTGCTGGCGTGGCTCGGGCGCGGGGTGCTGACGCTCTTCGGCGAGAACCTCGTGAGCGCCTTCGTCCGCGACGGCATCCTGGCGGGCGCAGGCACGGTCGTGCAGTTTTTGCCCCAGATCGTGCTGTTGACGGTCGCGCTCGAGCTCCTCGAAGCCTCGGGCTACTTGTCCCGGGGGGCCTTCCTGCTGGATCGCCTGCTGCAGCTCTTCGGGCTGGGCGGGCGCTCGTTCGTGCCCCTCTTGATGGGGCACGCCTGCGCGGTGCCGGCGCTCGCCGCCACGCGGGCCATCCGGGATCCCGGGCAACGCCTGCGCACGATGCTGGTGTTGCCGCTGACCACGTGCTCGGCCCGCATCCCGGCGTACGCGCTCTTGATCGCGGCCTTTTTTGCGGGGCAAAGCGCGCTCGGGCGGGCCCTCATTTTTCTTTCCCTCTACCTCATGGGCCTGGTGGGCAGTGCGGTGGCGTCTGCCGTGATCGGAAAGGCGTTGATGCGCCACCGGCGCGGCTTGCCTCTGCTCATCGAGATGCCGCCTTACCGCGCGCCCGAGCTGCGCACGGTGGTGCGCGTGGCCTGGCAAGGCGCCCTGCGCTTCCTGCGCGAAGTGGGCACGGTGATCGTGCTGGCATCCGCGGTGCTCTGGGTGTTGCTCTCGGTGCCCGTGTTCGCGCCGGAGCCAAACGGGGCCCGCGCCTCCGCGTCCACCGAGGTGCAGGCCCGCGACACCATGGCGCGCAGCCTGGCCGCCGGCATCGGCAAAGCGCTCGAGCCCCTCACGCAGCCGCTCGGCTTCGACTGGCGCATCAACGTGGGGCTCATCGGCTCCTTCGGCGCGCGCGAGCTGATGGTGAGCACCATGGGGATCATCTTCGGGATCGAAGGCGCCGACGAGGATCTCGGCGAGCTGCCTGCCGCCCTGCGCGCGGCCCGCGGGCCCGACGGCACACCGTCCTATGGCATGGCCACGGGGCTTTCCTTGATGGTGTTCTTCGTGTTCGCCTGCCAGTGCCTCAGCACCGTGGCAGCGCTCAGGCGCGAGACCCGCTCGTGGCGGTGGCCGCTCTTCGTGTTGGGCTATACCTACGCCGTGGCGTACCTTGCGGCCCTCGCCGTATTCCAGGGCGCACGCGCCCTGGGCCTCAGCTGA